CGGGTGGCGGTCAGGCTGTTGCCCTGGGCGATGATGGTGATACCGGTCTGGCCTTTTACGGTCTGAAGGTCTTTCTTGGACATGGCTGACATGCCCGCCATTGCTACTGCCGGAATCAGAAGGATTGCCAGCACTATCATAAGCTTCTTCATTTTCCATACCTCCCCTAAAAATGATGGATCACATAATGCGACCGAAGGAACCGTTCCAGCGGCCAGTTAGAAGCGGAGGCGCACCCGGCTCTTGATACTTGCCCGAACACCCTGGCGGGGGGATGAACGAACAAGTGAACGAAGGCTTTGAGGCAAACCCCACACCGGCAGGAAAAGTGTCCGTAAAGGTGCCAGGACCCGCTGTGCCATAGCGGTTCCTCTTCATGGTCTTTTTGCGCCGGGCTTCATAAAAATCGGGAGACTGCGAGCGTGAGATAGTCTGAAATAAATCTTTACAGGTTTTGCCTGCTATTTGTCAATCTGAATTTTACAGGGTCTAGTTATTTTTTTCCGGCGTTTCCTGTTTCTGCGGCCCGTCGGTTTCGTCGCTGGCCCCGTCGGCCTGCCCCCCTTCGCCCAAAGGCTCCGCCGTAACATTGGTTCGGGCCAGGTCCTTGATCTGGGAGAGGCTCGGAAGGTCCGCGAGGTCCTTCAACTCGAAGACCTCCAGGAATTTTTTGGTGGTGGCGTAGAGCATGGGCCGCCCCGGCTTGTCGTCCCGGCCCGGAACCCGTATGAGGCCCTTTTCCAGGAGGACCTTCAGGACCCCGCCGGAGTCCACCCCACGCACGTGCTCCACACAGCTGCGCAGCACAGGCTGGTTGTAAGCCACGATGGCCAGGGTCTCCAGGGCAGCCGGAGACAGGCGCACGGGCTGGGACTGGGAAAGCCGCCTGACCCAGAGCGCATACCGGGGCCTTGTGCGAAGCTGCCAGCCCCCGGCCACCTCGCAGAGAAAGAAGCCGCCGCCGCGCGCCTCGTACTCGGCGTCAAGGGCGGCAAGGGCCTCCCTTATGGCTAAGGGCTCCTCTTCCGGCAGGGCCTTTTTCAGGCGGTCCATGCCCAGGGGCTGCGGGGAAACGAAAAGCAGGCTTTCCAATATGTATTTCAATTCCGGCATGGTTTTCGACCGGGGATTTGTTCGGGGTCCGTCATGCCGACGCTTCGGAAATTTCGAAGCGCTCCAGGTGGAGCTTGGGGTCGCTCTTTATGGCTATCTGCGCCCCCACGGCCTCTTCCAGGGAAAGCACCGTGGTGTTTTCCTCTTCCAGCAAAAACTGGGCGAGGTCCGGGTGAACCGTGACCGTTATGCGCCTGCCCCTGGTGTCCGGCGCAAGGCGCTGGATTTCCCGGTAGATGTTGTGGCAGGTGCTTTTCTTGGAAAGGATGACGCCTTCGCCCTCGCAGTAGGGGCAGGGCTCCGAGAGCTTTCTGGTGAGGTTTTCCCTTGTGCGCTTGCGGGTCATCTCCAGAAGGCCCAACTCGCTCATGGGAAGCACGTTGGTTGTGGAGCGGTCCCTGGAAAGGGCCGACACCATGGCCTGAAAAACCTTGTCCTGGTCTTCGGGGCGCTCCATGTCTATGAAATCTATGACGATTATTCCACCTATGTCGCGCAGGCGGAGCTGGTAGGCGATTTCCTTCACCGCCTCCAGGTTGGTTTTGAGGATGGTTTCCGAAAGGTCGCCCTTGCCCACGTAGCGGCCCGTGTTGATATCCACCGAGACCAGGGCCTCGGTGTTTTCTATCACTATGTAACCGCCCGATTTCAACCACAGTTTCTTGCGGGTGAGGCGTGAAATCTCGGTTTCCAGGTGAAAGGAGTCGAAAACGGGCTCGGAGCCCTCGTAGAGCTCCACTGCCCTGGAGAGGCTCGGCATGAAGGATTCCACGAAATCCAGTATTTCACGGTATCCGCGCATGGAATCCACCACCAGGCGGTCAACCTGCTGGGTGAAGAGGTCCCGCACGGCCTTCAAGCTGGCCGAAAGCTCGCGGTACAGAAGGGACGGGGCCTCGGCCTGCCAGTAGCGGGCGATGATCTTGCGCCAGAGCTGGGTGAGAAAGTCCACCTCCTGCCGGAGTTTTTCGTAGTCCACCCCGGCGCTTGCCGTGCGAACTATGAAGCCGCATGATTCGGTCTTGAGGGCGGCCAGGGTTTCCTTGAGGCGGGTGCGCTCCTCGGCGTTTTCTATGCGCCTGGACACCCCCACGTGGGCCGTGGTGGGCATGAGGACAAGATACCGCCCCGGAATGCTCACCCTGGCCGTGACCCTGGCCCCCTTGTTGCCGA
The genomic region above belongs to Deltaproteobacteria bacterium and contains:
- the scpB gene encoding SMC-Scp complex subunit ScpB, whose product is MPELKYILESLLFVSPQPLGMDRLKKALPEEEPLAIREALAALDAEYEARGGGFFLCEVAGGWQLRTRPRYALWVRRLSQSQPVRLSPAALETLAIVAYNQPVLRSCVEHVRGVDSGGVLKVLLEKGLIRVPGRDDKPGRPMLYATTKKFLEVFELKDLADLPSLSQIKDLARTNVTAEPLGEGGQADGASDETDGPQKQETPEKNN
- a CDS encoding Rne/Rng family ribonuclease → MYKELIINDAGFETRVALLEDGVLAELVVERNGEEDIVGNIYKGRVLRVLPGMQAAFLDIGLPQAAFIYIDDVVYDFPSKTDAPPPDESIHEEGDPTPAPKRKLSIEEVLTEGQEILVQVAKSPIGNKGARVTARVSIPGRYLVLMPTTAHVGVSRRIENAEERTRLKETLAALKTESCGFIVRTASAGVDYEKLRQEVDFLTQLWRKIIARYWQAEAPSLLYRELSASLKAVRDLFTQQVDRLVVDSMRGYREILDFVESFMPSLSRAVELYEGSEPVFDSFHLETEISRLTRKKLWLKSGGYIVIENTEALVSVDINTGRYVGKGDLSETILKTNLEAVKEIAYQLRLRDIGGIIVIDFIDMERPEDQDKVFQAMVSALSRDRSTTNVLPMSELGLLEMTRKRTRENLTRKLSEPCPYCEGEGVILSKKSTCHNIYREIQRLAPDTRGRRITVTVHPDLAQFLLEEENTTVLSLEEAVGAQIAIKSDPKLHLERFEISEASA